From Proteus vulgaris:
CTAGAAACTTCGATATAAGGATCTTCACGCCCATTCACGAGCAACGTATCACCATAAAAACCGTCACTTGCAGCTTCTTTGTCGTATTGCGGTGTGCCAAAATTATCAATTCGTTTATCTTGGATTATCAGCGGAAAATCATTTACACCATACTCTTTGGGTAAAGGTAGGGATCGACTCTCTTCATCTTCCACAATCCACATTCCCACCAGCCCGTTATAAACATGAGGCGCCATTTTAAAGGGAGTATTGGCGTGATACCAACACGTTGCTGCTTTTTGGCGAATGGGTAATACCGGCGACCAATACGCGCCTGGTGACATTAATCTAGCAGCCCCCCCGACTTGTGTACCAGGAACTAATAAACCACTTACGGTCATAGATACAGCTTCACTAAGACGGTTACTATAAATAAGTTTTATATCATCGCCACTTCTAACTTTGATTGTCGGTCCCGGTGTTGAGCCATTGATCCCCCAAACTTCCGCTTTTTGCGTACCATTAAATGCCCAATGCACATTTTGCAAAGTCAAAAACAGAGGCTGGCCACGACGAGATTCCAACAATGGCGGTATAGGTAATTGTTTATCATTGACTGATCCAGCACGAACAGAAGAAGATATTGAGCCCAGACATACCGCTAAGCCTGAAGCCTGAATAAACTGGCGACGACTAAATGACATACTTTCTCCGCAACAAAATACAAATATTCCTACCGCATAATCAAAAACATTGGACAGGAAAAAAAGCTGCTGTGATTTAAAGACAAAAGGACTTAAATGAAATTACGGGAGCATAATAGCGCGGATGTGACATAAATCCTAAAAATAGTTGATAACTATACTTTAAATAATTCGAGATGTAGTTAGGGGATAAGTAAGATACATACAAACATATACTTTAAATCATTCAAGATGCAGCTAGACGACAACGCTACAACTTGAAGTATGACGAGTATAAGCCTGAAAATCAGGCTTATATCTCATATAGATAATGTGTAGACGTTAATTTAATTTGCCAGGAAAATCACGCTTATTCATCTCTTCAACTTCTTTATCTAGCTCTTCAATTTTCTCTTTCATAATTTGGCGGCAATCTTCGGCTAATTCCCGAACTTGATCTTTGGTGTATTTTGAAACATCAATCGGAGGCAACATTTCAACAATCACGTAGCCATTATTCCAGCGATTGATTTTAATTTTACCTTGTGTTGTCGACACGCAAACCGGAATAATAGGTACACCAGCTTGAATTGCAGCATGAAACGCTCCTGTCTTAAACGGTAAGAGTCCACGACCACGACTACGCGTTCCTTCAGGGAACATCCATACTGAAATTTTCTTCGATTTAATTTGATCGGCAACTTGTGAAATTGTGCCATGTGCTTTAGAGCGGTTTGCTCTATCGATCAAAATATTACCCGTGATCCAATATAATTGACCAAAAAAAGGAATAAAGATTAAGCTTTTTTTGCCCACAGTCACTGTATTAGGTTGTACTGCATTCGACATTGTTACCATATCAAAATTATTTTGATGGTTTCCAATATAAATACTTGGGCCATAGCTTTTTGCATCTTTTGGAAAACGTTCAACAAGTTTAATCCCAAAAATACGAGATAACTTGCCAAATGCTCGTCCATAAGTCATTACATGTTTTGGATTTCTTGGTGAAAACATGCAATAAATTATTCCAAACGTCACCACAATAATGGTGTAAAGAATGACAATAATGCCTCGAATAATGGCTAACATAAGTTTTAGCGTCCTAAATAGAAGTGGGTCAATAGACCCACTAAATATCAATTAAGTATTAAGTTTAATTTGTTTCAATATCAATATGATCGATAACTTGAGCACCACGAGGTAATGAAGTTCCTCGGCGTCCACGTTTCGCTTTAAAGCTAACTAGCTCATTCATCGACATTGTCAGTTTACGCTTGCCAAAATGCAGTGTTACTGAAGCATTTTCTGGTAATACACGTAACCAAGCGACATTATCCTCACCACTTGCAGCTTGTGAAGCTGGAATAGAAACCATCTGGTTTCCTTTTCCTTTTACCATCGTTGGCAATTCTGCCGCTTCAAAAATCAGCATTCTACCGCCTTTAGTAATGATCATGATGAGATCAGTTAACTCATTATTCAAACGTTGTGGCGGTAAAGGTAATGCATTTTCAGGTAATGTTAGTAATGATTTTCCTGCTTTATTTTTAGAAGTTAAATCATCAACTTGGCAGATGAAACCATAACCAGCATCAGATGCCATTAAGATCTTATCAGTGCTTTCGCCCATAACAACATGGCGTAACTGGGCACCTTTCTGAATTTTTAATCGTTCAGTCAGCGCATCGCCTTTGCTACGACCAGAAGGCAAGGCATCAACATCAACGGTATAGCTTTGACCTGTGGTATCTATTAAGTGTACAGGCTGATTGCTCATTCCTTCAATAGCAGCGAAATAATCATCACCTGCTTTAAAACCAACAGATTGAGCATCAATATTATGGCCTTTCTGGCAACGAATGAGTCCTTTTTCCGACATAATGACCGTAACAGCTTCAGGATGTAGATGTTTTAATGGAATAGGTTCATCACCTGCATTACCACTAAAATAGCTAATCTCTTCGGCTTTAAGCACTTCGTGCTGACCATCTACAGTAAAGATTAATGCCTCATTTTTAGGGGCAAACAGCATTTGTTCAATGACATCACCTTGCTCTTTACCTAACGCAACTAAGCGAGTTCCACGTCCTTTTTTGTTCATTTCATTCAGTTGTTCTGCTGAAATAGCTAAAATGCGTGTTTTATCCGTGATGATAATAAACCAATACTGATCATTCTTTTTCTGTGGATCAACTAAGAAAGGCTCTAGTAACTCTGTTTCTTCTGAAACTGTCAGTAACCCTTTACCCGTTTTATTTTTTGTTTCCATCTCATCATAAGAGAGAACAGAACCATAACCTTCTTTTGTTGCCAGTAAATATTCTTGCCCAGCACTGCCTGCTAACATGTATTTCACGCTGGCTTCAGGTGGGAAAGTTAATTTTCCTGTTAGTGGTTCCCCCTGACTTCTCCCTGAAGGCATATCATTCGGGCTTAACGTATAGCTTCGACCAGTAGAATCAAGGAACAGAACAGGTTGATTACTCATGCCTCGGACTGCACTGTGATAACTATCCCCGGCACGGTAACTCATACCACTAGGATCAATATCATGTCCTTTTGCATTACGTACCCAACCCATTCCAGACAGCACAATGGTCACAGGCTCTGATGGCAACATATCTTGTTCATTAACCACTTTCGCCTCTTCCTGAGGGCGAATAGGGGAACGTCTGTCATCACCAAATTCTTTCGCGTCTGCTTCAATCTCTTTTTTCAGTAGCGTATTTAAACGGCGTGGTGAACTTAATAATTTTTCAATACTGTCACGTTCTTTTTCAAGCTCATCACTTTCACCTTTTAGTTTCATCTCTTCAAGTTTGGCTAAATGACGTAAACGTAACTCTAAAATAGCTTCAGCTTGAATATCAGATAACTCAAAGCGGCGCATTAATTCTGCTTTTGGCTCATCTTCATGACGAATGATCTCAATCACTTCATCAATATTAAGATAAGCAATTAATAAACCTTTGAGAATTTCTAAGCGACGCAACACTTTTTCTAAGCGATGATTTAGACGATTTGTGACTGTTTGGCGACGATACACCAGCCATTCATTTAAAATCGTCAGTAATCCTTTTACTGCTGGACGGTTATCTAACCCAATCATATTCAGGTTAACGCGATAACTTTTCTCTAAATCGGTATTTACGAACAAGTAGTACATCACTTGCTCTAAATCAACACGATTACTACGAGGAACAATCACAAGTCTGGTTGGATTCTCGTGATCGGATTCATCACGCAAATCTTCAACTAAAGGCAGTTTTTTTGCTCGCATCAAGGCTGCAATTTGCTCAAGTACCTTGGCGCCAGAAACTTGATGAGGTAACGCTGTGATAACGGCGCATCCCTCTTCTTTTTGCCAAACAGCTCGCATTCTGACCGAACCGCGACCCGTTTTATAGATTTTTTTAATATCGTCTTGAGCCGTAATAATTTCAGCTTCAGTTGGATAATCAGGGCCTTGAACATATTGCATCACCTCAGATAATCCCGCATCAGGATTATCTAAAAGCATCACTAAGGCTTGTCCAATTTCACGTGCATTATGCGGTGGAATATCCGTTGCCATCCCAACCGCAATACCTGTTGTGCCATTAAGCACGATATTAGGTAAGCGGGCAGGCAACATTTTCGGCTCTTGCATTGTGCCGTCAAAGTTAGGGATCCAATCTACCGTACCATGTCCTAATTCACTTAATAGAGTTTGTGAATATTTTGAAAGGCGGGATTCGGTATAACGCATTGCAGCGAAAGATTTCGGATCATCCGGCGCCCCCCAGTTACCCTGTCCGTCAATTAACGGATAACGATAAGAGAAAGGCTGAGCCATAAGTACCATTGCTTCATAACATGCACCATCACCATGTGGATGATATTTACCTAGCACGTCACCAACAGTACGGGCTGACTTTTTAAATTTAGCGTTATTACTTAAACCAAGCTCTGACATCGCATAAACGATGCGACGTTGCACAGGTTTTAGCCCATCTCCAATAAAAGGCAATGCACGATCCATAATGACGTACATGGAGTAGTTGAGATAGGCATTTTCTGTAAATAAGTGGAGCGCTTGGCGCTCTACACCATCATGAGTCAATTCACTCATTCAATTTTTTCCTCAGACTCTTGTGGTATCCATTACACTTCGATGTCAACTTCATCGCCTTTCTCTTGTAACCAATTTCGGCGATCTTCAGAGCGTTTCTTCGCTAACAACATATCCATCATGCCTAGGGTTTCTTGATAATTTTCATCATCAATTACCAATTGCACTAAACGGCGCGTATTAGGATCAAGCGTTGTTTCACGTAATTGAATTGGGTTCATCTCACCCAAACCTTTAAAGCGCTGTACGTTGGGCTTTCCTTTTTTACGGCTTAAACGTTGTAAAATGGCATTTTTTTCTGATTCATCAAGGGCATAATGAACTTCTTTACCTAAATCGATACGGTAAAGCGGTGGCATCGCCATATAAACGTGCCCTTGCTTAACAAGCGCAGGGAAATGGCGCACAAATAAAGCACACAGTAAGGTTGCGATATGTAAACCATCTGAGTCCGCATCCGCAAGGATACAAACTTTACCGTAACGTAATTGGCTTAAATCATCATTATCAGGATCCATACCAATCGCTACCGAAATATCATGGACTTCTTGTGACGCTAACACTTCATCTGAAGATACTTCCCATGTATTTAGAATTTTACCACGTAGTGGCATAATCGCTTGATACTCACGATCACGCGCTTGTTTCGCTGAGCCTCCTGCAGAGTCTCCTTCAACTAAAAACAGTTCGGTATACCGTAAATCTTGAGAAGTACAATCAGCCAATTTACCCGGCAATGCTGGCCCTGAAGTGAGTTTCTTTCTCACCACTTTTTTGGCAGCACGCATACGACGTTGAGCGCTACTAATTGCCATTTCAGCAAGTAATTCACCGACTTGAACATTCTGATTTAGCCATAAGCTAAAAGCATTTTTTACAGCATTTGCAACAAATGCACTGGTTTGTCTTGAGGAGAGTCGCTCTTTAGTTTGCCCTGCAAATTGAGGATCTTGCATTTTCACTGATAATACATAAGCACAACGCTCCCATGTATCATCGGCAGTTAGTTTAAGACCTCTTGGTAGTAAATTACGGAATTCACAAAATTCACGCATTGCATCTAACACACCTTGGCGTAAACCATTTACGTGTGTACCACCTTGAACTGTCGGAATTAAGTTAACATAGCTTTCAGTGAGTAGATCGCCACCTTCAGGCAGCCATAACATAGACCATTCAACCGCTTCGTTATCCCCTTCAAATTTTCCAGTAAAAGGCTCTTCAGGAAGGCGAATAAATTCAGCGACAGCTTCACTTAAATAATCGGTTAAGCCGTCAGCGTAGCACCAGTTTTCTTGTGTGTTATTCACTTTATCAACAAAAGAGACATTAACACCGGGACACAATACGGCTTTGGCTTTTAATACGTGAGATAAGCTTTTGGCGGAAAAGCGAGGAACATCAAAATAAGAGCCATCAGGCCAAAAATGCACACTTGTTCCAGTATCTCGCTTTGCACAAGTTCCAATTTCGTGTAACTCTTCGACTTTGTCGCCATTTTCAAAAGCAATTTGATAAATCTTACCATCACGACGAACGGTCACTTCAATACGCTTAGAAAGTGCGTTAACAACCGAGATCCCTACACCATGTAGCCCACCGGAAAATTGATAGTTTTTATTAGAGAATTTTCCTCCGGCGTGGAGGTGAGCAAGAATTAACTCGATAGCAGAGACCTTAAGTTCAGGATGAATATCGACAGGCATTCCTCGCCCATTGTCGATAACTTCGATAGATTGGTCTTCATATAAAATGACATCGACCTTCGATGCGTGTCCCGCAAGCGCCTCGTCCACGCTATTATCTATCACTTCCTGTGCCAAATGGTTCGGTCTAGTCGTATCAGTGTACATGCCAGGACGGCGACGTACTGGTTCTAGACCATTAAGAACCTCAATATCCTTTGCGTTATAACTTGATTGAGTCATTGTTTTAATCTGCGGTTCGCTGTTAGAAAATACTGTTTATAATAACAGGTGTTTGCGGCAATATGATATTAATTTTCGGGTAGATACATCAACCTACGTTTTACAGGTTAATTAACCGAAAGGCTAAATTATCTTTAAAAATTGAATAATTTTCGGAAAAAAACGTTCAAAACCCACAAATGCGTGATTTCCATCCGATTCTACGGTTTGCCTACACGCGCCAAGATATGAGACAGCTTGACGATAATCAAGTATTTCATCTCCGGTTTGTTGAAGCAACCAAATAAGTTCGGGTGATGTAATTACGGGAATACGTAAGGCAAGTAACTCATCCATATGATGAGGTTCTAATTTATACTTTTGATGTGTATAGGGATTTTCGTTTTCACCCAAGAAATTTTGTAAGAGATCAAAAGGACGAATAGCGGGATTAACAACAACAGCAGGTAAATTAAAACGCTGAGATAACCAGATCGATAAATAGCCACCTAATGATGAGCCAATTAATCCAAGCTTATCATTTGCACTTTCTTTGACTATTGTTTCAATTAATTGAGCCGCTTCTTTAGGATAAGGTGGCAATTGAGGCACTATTAATTCAATTTCAGGATGCGTTGCTTCTAACCATTGCCGAAAAGCTTGGGCTTTAGCGGATTTTGGTGAGCTATTAAAGCCATGTAAGTAAAGAATACGAGACATGACTTAATAGCCATCCGCATCAAGATCAGGACAGAATTCAGTGCCTGATAAACGATATACCTGTGTTTCAACTTTACCTTTTTCATCCGATGAAAGAGACATTTCTAAATAGCGCCAACCTGGAGAAACCGTATCCAAGGTAAAATTTGTGCAATGAGGGCGAAACTGAATACAAGTCGAAGGCGTTGCCAACATACGAATACCATTCCACATTTCATCCATTTCTTGATGAATATGACCACAAAGCATCATTTTCACCTGAGTATGGCCTTTTAAGCGCTCAGATAATTCTTGAGAGTTTCTTAAACTATGTTGATCTAACCATGTACATCCAGAAGGCATAGGATGATGATGTAACAAAATGATCGTATCCCTGTGTTTTTGGCTTTCAAGGCAACGTGTTAGCCAATCTAGCTGACAATCTGATAACTCACCATGAGGAACGCCTTGAATTTGGCTATCTAATAACAGCATTTGCCAACTATCACCAATCAACACTTGTTTTGCCGACAAAATACCTGCCTGATTTAAAGCATCAATCATCGCAGGTTGATAGTCATGATTACCTGGCAACCAAACACAAGGTGGTGTTAGTGTTGCAATACCATCAGCGAAATGCTGATAAGCTTCAAAGGTTTGATCTTGAACTAAATCACCTGTCGCAACAATCAAGTCCACCTCAAGCCCCTGCTCTCTAATTGCATTTAATACCGCATGGTAGCTACGATAGGTATTAATGCCCAGCAGAGTATCCTCCACATTAGCGAAGAGGTGGGTGTCTGTGATCTGTAATATTCTTACGGTGTTTTTGTGTTTCACCGATAATTCAAGCTGGCTTTCCAAAAGGTTTCCTTGTTTCACTCTCATTAGCCGTTATGTTAACGTATTTTCGTAGTAAAGATCTGCCAACCAATACACATTTCAAAAGATTAGTGAGAAATATTCTCGCTTTCAGTCACGTTTTTTTCACTTCATTTTACAATTTAATTCATTTGATATCGTATACTTAGAGATAGTTACTCTACTTGATAATATCGTTAAAAACACCCTTTAACCGTTTATTAATGCATTAAATTACTGACCAACGCTCTCTTAGTGCAATATGATGAAGTTGTAACCATTGCAGAGCAATAACAGATGCTGCATTATCAATAACGCCTTCTTCAACCCAACGATAGGCTTGTTCTCGGCTCACTACATGAACACGAATATCTTCGTTCTCACACGCTAACCCATGAATACCTTTTGCCGTTGTTGCATCAACTTCGCCAACATAGACATGCATTCTTTCACTGGTGCCACCAGGACTAGAAAGATAACTAATAATTGGCTCACATCGCCCAACAATAACGCCCGCTTCTTCTTGGGCTTCGCGCCTAACAACGTCTTCTGGGCTTTCCCCTTGTTCGACCATACCGGCAATCACTTCTAGCAACCAAGGTGTCTCACTGGTTTCATACGCAGGAATACGAATTTGCTCAATTAATACAACTTCATCACGTTTAGGATCATAAGCTAACAAAACCCCCGCATTGCCTCGCTCAAAGACTTCACGTTTAACTTCTTCACTCCATCCACCTTCAAAAAGGCGATGTTTAAAGCGGTACTCAGTCATACGGAAAAAGCCTTTATATAAATCTCTTTGAGAGAGCAATTTCACGTCTTCACGACCGTATAAAAATGGTATATTTTCCCTTTTCTTCATACAATGTTCCTTAAGTTACATTTAAGAGTCTTTTTATTGCTTACGTTTAATACAGATTTAAAGAAATTTGCCAACAATTCATGTAAAGTTAATCTAAAATAAAAGGATATGGCACAAATGGCTACCCCTACTTAGGGAAACAATCTGCTAGAATTATCCCCAATCAAGATTAACAGAGGCAACTCAGCGAAACTGTTGCAACAAGGAATTAAAATGAAAAAACTGCTCTCTCTTTTGGTCACGATGAGTTTGGCAGGATTCAGCACTGCAAGCCAGGCTGAGGATCTGCTTCAAGTTTATCAAAAAGCAAAGGACAGTAACCCTGAGTTACGCAAGTCATTAGCTGAAAGAAATCAAGCTTTTGAAAAAATTAATGAAGCTCGTGGATCATTATTACCACAATTAGGATTAGGTGCATCCGCAGATTATAAAAGCGGCTACCGTGACGCAAGAGATACCGAATCCAATTCTATTGGTGCAAGTTTAACGCTAACTCAAAGTGTGTTTAACATGGCGTTATGGCGCCAATTAAACATTCAAGAAAAAACAGCGGGCATGAGTGATGTCACTTACCAAACAAGTCAGCAAAAGCTGATTTTAGACACTGCTACCGCTTACTTTGATGTTTTACGTGCTATTGATTCATTATCATTTATTGAAGCGCAAAAAGAACAAGTTTACCGCCAGTTAGATCAAACAACTCAACGTTTTAACGTAGGTTTAGTCGCAATTACTGACGTACAAAATGCGCGTGCTAATTATGATAGCGTACTGGCACAAGAAGTAGCGGGTCGAAATCAATTAGATAACGCATTAGAGAAACTGCGCCAAGTTAGTGGTATCTATTATATTAATCTAGCATCACTGAACATCAGCCGTTTTTCAACAACTTCACCAGATTCTATTGAGAAACTGTTAAAAGATGCCGAAGAACGTAACTTAAGTTTATTGAGCGCACGTTTAGGTCAAGATTTAGCTCGCGAAAATATTCGTTTAGCGCAATCAGGTCACTTACCAACTGTAGACTTAAATGCATCAACTGGCGTATCAAATAGCCATAATCATGGTAGTGCATTACCACCAGCAGATGTTAGTAGCCGTAATAGTTACAGTGGTCAAAATAGCATTGGTTTGTCTGTTAGCATCCCTCTGTATACTGGTGGCAGAACAAGCTCACAAGTTGAACAAGCACAATATGGCTTTACAAGTGCAAGCGAACAATTAGAGTCGGTTTATCGCTCTATTGTCCAAATCGCGCGCTCTTCTTATAACAATATTTCTGCATCAATCAGTAGCATCAAAGCGTATCAACAAGTTGTTGTTTCTGCACAAAGTTCATTAGATGCAACTGAAGCGGGTTATCAAGTGGGTACTCGTACTATTGTTGATGTGTTGAATGCCACAACAACGCTTTATGATGCAAAACAGAAATTATCTAACGCACGTTATGACTATTTAATTAACCAATTAAATATTGAATACGCGCGTGGCACATTAAACGAGAATGACTTAATTCAGCTTAATAATGCACTAGGAGAAGAAGTTTCAACTTCACCAGATAACATTATTCGCCCGTTAACAAGCCCTGCTCTTAACGTTGCGCCTTGATCGTGAATTAAGAAATTAATTAGTTTCTTATAATAAAAAACCGCTTTCAGCAATAAACTGATAAGCGGTTTTTTTTATGCTTTCTCTTCACATAAGATATTGTGTTATGAATTAAATTAAGATCTCAACAATATCTATATTCTTGTATTAACAAATACCTTAATCACAATTAGGTTAAAAAGAGAGGATTTACCTAATTTCATTACTCTTAACCTTATAAAGATCACAAATTTCTGGTTATCCTTGATGATTAGGTGTTTCTTATTTATTTTCTAGACTATTTAACCTATCCTAGCTTTTATTTTGAACGTTTTACCTTTTATGGATCTTACCAATATGCCAATGAAACGTACCAAATCGATTAATCGTGATGCTTTTCGTAAAGCATTCCGTCCTTATCGTCTGGCGCCTGTTGCAATCGCCATCACTGCTGTATTCGCGCTTTCAGGATGTGAAGAGAGCGACGAGACAGTTTCACTGTATATGAACGCACAAGAATGTGCTCAAGCGAATCCGTCACAAGCGGCACAGTGTGAAGACTCTTATCGCACTGCATTGCAAGAAGCGCAGCGTACAGCACCTAAATACGCCACATTAGAAGACTGCGTAGCTGAATTCGGTGATGCTCAATGTACTCAAACTGCGTCTATTGATGGACAGCCTGTTAGTACTGAAAATGCCAATAATTTAAACCCAGACAGCTCACAAATGGCACAAGCTAATTCAGGTGGTAGCTTCTTTATGCCATTAATGGCGGGCTATATGATGGGTCGTCTTATGGGTGGTGGCGCACCAGCACAACCACTGTTTAGCTCGCGTAATCCAACAAGCCCTGCAAACGGTAAATTTGTGGATGCAACAGGCCGTAACTATGGTCCTGCGGTTGGTGGTCGTCAAATGAACGTACCAAAAACAGCAATGACGCCAAAACCATCAACAACCTCAACGGTAACTCGAGGTGGCTTCGGTAATACAGTATCAAGACAAGCTGCGGCTCAGCGTACCAGTGCAACGAATAATAACCGTAGCTCAACCGGTTCATCTTCTTACCGTTCAGGTGGCTAATTAACACCATGAAACGCGAAAATATTATTGAACGCCCGGATTGGCGAGAAAAAGCAACGGAATTTGGCTTTAACTTTCATACCATGTATGGCGAGCCTTATTGGTCTGAAGATGCTTATTATCAATTCTCAATGGATGAAGTTGAAACTCTAGAAGAAACCACGGAAGAGCTTCATCAGATGTGCTTACAAGTCGCGGATAAAGTGGCGAACAGTGAAGAGTTGCTAACTCGTTTTCAAATCCCGCGTCACTGCTGGGATTTTGTGCGTGACTCTTGGAAATCATCGCAACCTTCACTCTATTCACGTCTTGATTTAGCCTATGACGGTAAAAGCCCAGCAAAACTGTTAGAAAATAATGCAGATACTCCAACCTCACTGTATGAATCTGCTTTTTTTCAATGGATCTGGCTTGAAGATCAAGTTAAGGCTGGCCGTTTACCGCAAAATGCAGATCAATTTAACAGTATTCAAGAAAAGTTAATTGATCGCTTTGCTGAGCTTCGTGATCAATACGGAATGCGTTATCTGCATATGTCTTGCTGCCAAGACACTGAAGAAGATCGCGGTACAGTTCAATATTTACAAGATTGTGCCGAAGAAGCCCAAGTAACAACTGATTTTGTCTTTATTGAAGATCTGGGTTTAGGTGAGCGTGGTGAATTAACTGATCTGCAAGATCAGATAATCAGCAACATGTTTAAGCTTTACCCTTGGGAATTTATGTTCCGTGAAGACTTCTCAACTAAACTGGCTGATGCTGGTATTCGTTGGTTAGAACCTTCTTGGAAGAGCATTATCTCAAATAAAGCATTATTACCAATGCTTTGGGAAATGTTCCCTAATCACCCTAATCTGCTACCTGCTTATTTCTATGAAGGTAAAGCGCCTGATTCATTATCACGTTATGTTATCAAGCCACTGTTTTCACGCGAAGGTGCAAATATTCGTATTGTTGAAAACGGCAAGGATATCGCTGTCGCAGATGGCCCTTACGGTGAAGAAGGTTTTATTGTCCAAGATTTTCATCCGTTGCCGAAGTTTGGTGATAGCTATACCTTAATTGGCAGCTGGCTGGTTAATGATCAATCTGCGGGTATATGCATCAGAGAAGATAGAGAGCTTATCACACAAGATCTCTCACGCTTCTATCCGCATATTATTTTAGATTGATAGAAATCTTAAAATTATATTGAGCACCTTATTGCTTGTTAGCGGTAAGGTGTTTTTTTATTCAAAATAGCTTTCTATTTTGATGATTTCAATATAAGACTATATTCCAGAGATGATCATATCCATAGCAGACACTATTGCTGTATGGATCTCAGGCCTAACACACAATATAAACAAAATGTTAAGTATATTAATTATATCTATATAGAAAATTGAAAAGGTTAATAACGAGGGAAATATAATGAGTCGATACATTATATTTAATTTAAAAAAGGCCAAATTCCATAAAATGAATTTGGCCTTTTATTTATATCAATAGGTTTTATTGGATGGTTTTATCCAATTTGAAACGTCATCATACTTAGTGATTTATTCACAATATCATTATTCAGCACTGTTGCCTTTTCACCCGCTTGTTTTAAACCTAATAGATACAAAACAGGCAAAAAATGATCGGGAGTGGGATGTGACAATCTCCCTTCTTCTGTTGATAAAATCGTAAATAACGCTTCTGGTACCTTATCGCTTTGTAAACTATTTTCGACTGTCTCATTAAAAGCCAATGCCCAAGGATAAGGTGTCGCATCGCTATTTTGCCAGTCCATCATTCTTAAATTGTGAACGATATTACCGCTACCAATAATTAAGACGCCTTCTTTACGTAATTCAACCAGCTTTTTTCCTAACTCATAATGCCATTGCGCTGATTGGTGTGCATCAATACTTAATTGAACAACAGGAATATTCGCGTTGGGATACATTTTTTCGAGTATCCCCCAACTTCCA
This genomic window contains:
- the tolC gene encoding outer membrane channel protein TolC, giving the protein MKKLLSLLVTMSLAGFSTASQAEDLLQVYQKAKDSNPELRKSLAERNQAFEKINEARGSLLPQLGLGASADYKSGYRDARDTESNSIGASLTLTQSVFNMALWRQLNIQEKTAGMSDVTYQTSQQKLILDTATAYFDVLRAIDSLSFIEAQKEQVYRQLDQTTQRFNVGLVAITDVQNARANYDSVLAQEVAGRNQLDNALEKLRQVSGIYYINLASLNISRFSTTSPDSIEKLLKDAEERNLSLLSARLGQDLARENIRLAQSGHLPTVDLNASTGVSNSHNHGSALPPADVSSRNSYSGQNSIGLSVSIPLYTGGRTSSQVEQAQYGFTSASEQLESVYRSIVQIARSSYNNISASISSIKAYQQVVVSAQSSLDATEAGYQVGTRTIVDVLNATTTLYDAKQKLSNARYDYLINQLNIEYARGTLNENDLIQLNNALGEEVSTSPDNIIRPLTSPALNVAP
- a CDS encoding DUF1190 family protein produces the protein MPMKRTKSINRDAFRKAFRPYRLAPVAIAITAVFALSGCEESDETVSLYMNAQECAQANPSQAAQCEDSYRTALQEAQRTAPKYATLEDCVAEFGDAQCTQTASIDGQPVSTENANNLNPDSSQMAQANSGGSFFMPLMAGYMMGRLMGGGAPAQPLFSSRNPTSPANGKFVDATGRNYGPAVGGRQMNVPKTAMTPKPSTTSTVTRGGFGNTVSRQAAAQRTSATNNNRSSTGSSSYRSGG
- a CDS encoding glutathionylspermidine synthase family protein, whose translation is MKRENIIERPDWREKATEFGFNFHTMYGEPYWSEDAYYQFSMDEVETLEETTEELHQMCLQVADKVANSEELLTRFQIPRHCWDFVRDSWKSSQPSLYSRLDLAYDGKSPAKLLENNADTPTSLYESAFFQWIWLEDQVKAGRLPQNADQFNSIQEKLIDRFAELRDQYGMRYLHMSCCQDTEEDRGTVQYLQDCAEEAQVTTDFVFIEDLGLGERGELTDLQDQIISNMFKLYPWEFMFREDFSTKLADAGIRWLEPSWKSIISNKALLPMLWEMFPNHPNLLPAYFYEGKAPDSLSRYVIKPLFSREGANIRIVENGKDIAVADGPYGEEGFIVQDFHPLPKFGDSYTLIGSWLVNDQSAGICIREDRELITQDLSRFYPHIILD
- the ygiD gene encoding 4,5-DOPA dioxygenase extradiol, whose translation is MDTKMMPALFIGHGSPMNVLEDNTYTRLWSKLGETLPQPKAILVISAHWYTDGTYVTAMSQPKTIHDFYGFPAELYAIEYPARGSIGLAALIEDLIDPIKLKLDMDQWGLDHGSWGILEKMYPNANIPVVQLSIDAHQSAQWHYELGKKLVELRKEGVLIIGSGNIVHNLRMMDWQNSDATPYPWALAFNETVENSLQSDKVPEALFTILSTEEGRLSHPTPDHFLPVLYLLGLKQAGEKATVLNNDIVNKSLSMMTFQIG